The window CGGTTTTGGATGGGCTTCGGCGACCATTACCTCAACGTTTTTAACGTGTTAAATAACATCGGCATGCTGTCGGAAAAGCCCGTCCGGACGGCGGAGGGCGTCGAGGTGGTTCCGCTCAAGGTGTTGAAGGCGGTTTTGCCCGACCCGGCCAGCCTGGCGCCCAACTACATCGGGTACACCTGCATCGGCAACTTGATCAAAGGGGAGAAGAACGGAAAACAAAAGGAAATTTTCGTCTACAACACCTGCGACCACGCGGCTTGCTACCGCGAAGTGGAGTCCCAGGCCATTTCCTACACCGCCGGGGTCCCTCCCGTGGCGGCCGCGATCCTCGTCGCCCAGGGGAAGTGGAACCCCAAAACCATGGTGAACGTCGAGGAATTGGACCCGGACCCGTTGATCGCCCTTTTGGACAAGATAGGCCTGCCGACGAAAATCGAAGACCGCACCCCGGCGGTCCCGGCCGTCAGTCGAGTTCGAAAGAGTCCCCGCCGCGGGGGGCGACGAGGCGGTTGATCCCCTCGCCGCGCAGGCGTTCCATGAACGCCTCGCGCTGCGGCGCGTCCCCGTGCACCAGGAACGTCTGCACGGGCCGCGGCGATAGCCCCCGCACGAACCACGCCAGGTCGTCCTGATCGGCGTGGGACGACAGGTGCGACATGACGCGCACCTGGGCGGCCACGTCGTGGTTCAATCCAAATATCCGCACCTGCTTGGCCCCCTCCACCAAACGCCGCCCCAGGGTGCCGTGGGCCTGGTGACCGACGATGAGAATCGTGGTGTTGTCCTGCCCCACCAGGTGGCGCAGGTGGTGCAAGATGCGCCCGCCCTCGCACATGCCCGACCCGGCCATGATGATTTTACGGCCGGGCGTGCCCGTCAGTTTCTTTGATCCCTCCACCGAGCGGACGTAGCGGACCGTCTTAAGCCCGAACGGATCCCCCTCCCGCCCGGCGTTACGACGGAACTCCTCCGACAAACTGATGTGCTCGCGGTTCTTCTCGAAGATCTCCGTGATGTCGATGGCCATGGGACTGTCCACATAAATGTGGATGGGCTTGATGCGTTTCTCTAGCAACAACTTCCCGAGAATGAAGACGAGTTCCTGCGTGCGTTCCAAGGCGAAGCTGGGGATCAGGATCGGGCCCTCGTCTTTTTCCGATCGGTTGATGACGTCGGCCAGAAAGGATTCGGCCTCGGCGATGGGCGCGTGCCGCCGTCCGCCGTAGGTGGATTCCGTGATCAGGTAATCGACGTGCGCGGGAATTTTCGGGGGCTCCATCAGAATGGATTCCCGTCGGCCCAGGTCGCCGGTGAACAGGAGGTGGCGCTTGCGCTTGAGCGTTTTGATGCCCACGTGCACCATGGCCGAACCCAACACGTGCCCGGCGTTGCTGAAGGAGGCGTCGACCCCGTCGGCGATGGAAATCGGGGCGCCGTAGGGCCGGGGTTCCAGCAGCGCCAGCGTGTGCTCCACGTCCTCCTGGGTGTAGAGCGGGTCGATGGTCAGACCCTCGGCGGCGTGCAATTTGTTGAAAAACTTCGCGTCCTCTTCCTGGATCATGGCGGAATCCATGAGCATGATCTTCAACAATTCGGCGGTAGCGTCCGTGCAGTGAATGGGGCCGGCGAACCCTTCCTTCACCAACAGGGGCAATCCGCCGGAATGGTCGATGTGGGCGTGCGACAACAGCACCGCTTTGATGGTTTTCGGGTCGACGGGAAACGTGCGGTTCTTGACCAACGCTTCGTGCCGGTGGCCCTGGTAGAGGCCGCAATCCAAAAAGAGCCGCGTGTCCCCGAACTCCACCAGATGCCGCGAACCGGTGACCTCGTCGGTGCCCCCGTGGAACGTCAATCGAAACGACGTCGGTGTCTGGTTCAATCCCGCCTCCCCGCCATGGCCCGGCCCGCGATCCATCCCGTGGTCCAAGCGTTTTGAAAATTGAAACCGCCGGTGACGCCGTCAATATCCAATATTTCGCCGGCGAAGAACAGCCCCGGTGTCTTCCGACTCTCCATGGTTTTAAAGTCCACCTCAGGCAGGGCCACGCCCCCGGCGGTGACGAATTCCTCTTTGAACACGCCCTTGCCGGAAACGGCGTAACGGCCATCGAGGATCTCCGCCGCCAACCGCCGCAGGAGGTCGTTGCCGACGTCAGCCCAGCGGGCCGTGGGCGGCACGCCCGCCGCCGCCACCAACCGTTCCCACAATCGCTGGGGCAGGAGATCCATCGGGTCCCCGGCGACCCGGCGGCGGGGGAACGCCTTGCGCGTTTCGGTCAAGCGCCCTAGAACGTCTATCACGTTTTCCCCCGTCCAGTTCACCCGAAGGACGGCGTTGTATTTTTTTTCGTGCAGCCACCGCGCGCCCCAGGCCGAGAGGCGCAACACCGCCGGGCCGCTCAGCCCCCAGTGGGTGACGAGCACCGGCCCCGCGCTCGTCAACGCCGACCCCTCCAGCGCCAATCGCGCGCCCGGCACCGCCACACCGGACAGACCCGCCAAACGGGGGTCTTTTACCGTTAACGTGAAGAGGGACGGCACCGGCGGGACGATCGTGTGCCCGAAGGCCCGCGCCCAGGCGTGCCCTTCGGCCCCCGAGCCCGTGGCCAACAGCAGGCGGTCCGCCCGAAAAACACCGCGGCCGTCGGCGACGAAAGCCCCACCTTCACGCTTTAAGCCAATGGGGGAGACGCCCGTCTCCACCCGCACACCCGCCCGTCGAGCCGCCGCGACCAGCGCGCCCACGACGGTGGTCGAATCGTCGGAGAGAGGGAACACCCGGCCGTCGGTCTCGGTTTTCAGGGCCACGCCCCTCGACTCAAACCACACGCGCGTGTCTTTTGCGCCGAAACGGTGAAAGGCGCCCAAAAGTTCCTTGGCACCTCGCGGGTAATTCTCGACGAAACGGCGGGGGTCCTCCAACGCGTTCGTGACGTTGCACCGGCCTCCGCCGGAAATCCGCACCTTGGCGAGGACCCCGGGGCCTCGCTCCCAGAGCGTCACCGCGGCGCCCGCCGCCGCGGTGATGGCGGCCATGAACCCGGCGGCTCCACCGCCGATCACCAGGACTTGAGGGGACGAACCGTTCTTCATCCCGCCATTATAGCGGAGCGCCCCCGCCCGTGGTTGACTTGAGCGCGCCGATCCGATAGCCTCTCCCCGTGTCTCGTCAGAAAATCACCACCGCCGTCCTCCACGGGGCCCCGCCCGTCGTCCTCCTGGGCGCCGCCTACCTGCCCGGTCTTTGGCCGCAGCCCCTGGGCCACGCGCTGGCCTTGGTCGTGTTGATTTGGTCTCTTTTGGTCTTAACGCCGCGAACCCGCTGGGACCTTCCCGCCGTCCCCTTGTGTGGAATCGTCCTGGCGGCCTGGGCCCTGGCGGGGCTCTCATGGAGCCAAAACGTCGGGGGAACTCTCCAGTCCCTTCTTCACATCGGCGTGGCTGTATTTGTTTTTCTGGCCGCGCGACAAACCGGGGCGTTGGAGCCGAAACTCCTTTTCTTGTACCTATCGCTCTTGGGCGCGGTGCGCACGACGGAACTGCTGGTCCACGGCGCGTTGACGGCGAAAGGAGTGCCCCTGCCGATGTGGGGATCCCCCAACGTCACTTTTGCGGGATTGACGGCCGCGCTCGGCGCGGTGGCCGGCTTGGCGGGGGCCCGGGGCTCCGTGCCGGAACGCCGGGCGGCCTGGGTTCTGCCCGTTCTGACCGGCGCCGTCCTTTTCCAAGGGAACACGATGGGCCCCCTGTTCGCCCTGCTCATGGGCGTTTTGGTTTGGTTCATCGTCGACCGTCAAAAAAAAGGGGCCCTGTGGGGAGTCCCCCTCTTCGCGGCCGCGCTGTTGGCCCTCTTTGCGTTCGGGCCCTCCTGGGTCTCGAACAACCCCGCGGACTCCGCGCGGTGGGAGCGGTTGACCATCTGGAAAGACACCCTGCGTATGATCGCCGCCCACCCCTGGGGCGGCGGGCTGGGAACCTTTGAAACTTTCACGCGGGAATTCCAGGGCCTGCCGGGCACGCGGGTGGCGCCCCACGTCCACAACGAATTTTTGGAGATGGTTTTTGAACTGGGGCTTCCCGGCGGGCTCCTCGCCCTGGGACTTCTGGGGATCGCGGTTTTTCGGCGGGGCCGCGATGCGTTCCCCCCCCGCGGATTGAACGCGGAGAAGAAATCCGAGAAGGCGGTTACGTTCGGTTTGCTCGCCACCCTAATATCGGCGGCGGCCGTGGACTTTCCGATGCGCGCGCTGTTCCCCCTGTTGACGACGGCTTTCGTGCTTGCCCTCGGACGGGAAACACCCCCCCGGCCCATTGATCGAAGAGTCAAGAATGTTTGGTGGGTTTTGGCCGTCGCCGGGACGGGTGGTTTCCTTTTGTCCCTGGCCAATTGGGGTTTTCATGGCCGGGGAAAGACCGTCCTCGCCGCCGGCGAACCCGCGCGCGCCCTTGTTTGGTTCGAGCGGGCAAGCCGGGCCTGGCCCTGGGAACCGCACCTGTTCTACGACCAGGCGGACTGCCTCGTGCGGTTGGACCGTCGGGCCGAGGCGGCGGAACGGCTGGCGAAGTCCCTGCGCCATTCCCCCCGGGACATTATCAACCGACGGGCCCTGGCGAAATTGACCCTGGGCCTCGAGGGCGCCGAAGCGGCCGCAAGAATCTACGCACCGATCCTTGGTCTGGCGCCCACCCACGCTCCCCACTGGCGGGAGATGGGCGACCTCTTAACCTGGGCCGGCCGCTCCGAGGACGCCGGGCGTCACTACGCCCGTGCTGACGCGCTCACCGGAAAATAAAAACAGCCAGCGGCCGAAGCCGACGGCTGTTCAGAAAATCCTCCCCGGGCTGGACTCGAACCAGCAACCCTTCGATTAACAGTCGAATGCTCCACCATTGAGCTACCGGGGAAAAAGAGGGACCCGCGCGCCCTGTTCCGGCGCGCAACGGGGGCATTTTACCAGACAACGGCCTGGGGCGCAACCCATCAGATGGCCTTTTTCCGTCGACAAACCCTTGCCCCCGCCGCCCCAAAAACGTACCATGGGTCTTCCATGAAATTCCCCGTCCGCGGTCTCTCCGGCTTTATGGTCTGTCTCTACATCGCCCTGGTCCTCGCGGCGGGGGGCGTTCTCCGTTTTTTCTTCAAAGACCTGCCGTCGGTGCAAAACCTCAGCAACTACACCCCCTCCCTCGTCACGAAGATTTACGACAACCGCGGCGAGCTGGTCACCGAATTGTTCGTGGAAAAGCGCAGCGTCCTGCCTTTTCCACAAATCCCGGTCGACATGCAGCACGCGGTGCTGGCCATTGAGGACAATCGTTTTTACCACCACATCGGAATCGATCCCCGCGGCATCGTTCGCGCCCTTTGGGCCGCGCTCAAAGCCGGGCGGGTGGTGCAGGGCGCCTCCACCATTACCCAACAGCTGGCGCGCAACGTGTTCTTGACCCACGAGCGGACCGCCTCCCGCAAGTTCCGGGAATTCCTTTTAACGCTCCAAATGGAAGCGACCTTGAGCAAAGAAGAGATTTTTCAGCTGTATTTAAACCAGATTTACTTCGGCAGCGGGGCCTACGGCCTCGAGTCGGCGGCCAAAACCTTTTTCGGGAAAACCGCCCAAGAGTTGACCTTGCCCGAATGTGCCCTGCTCGCGGGTCTGCCCAAGGGCCCCGAACGTTACTCTCCCTTCCGCCGGCCGGACCGCGCCATCCGCCGTCGCAACCTGGTGCTGCGCCGCATGCGCGAAGAGGGCTACATCACCGAAGCCGAACAGATGCACGCGGCGGCGGCCTTTCACAAATTTAACAAGAACCCCGTTGAAAAAGTGAACGCGTCGTATTTCGTCGAAAACCTCCGCATCCAGCTGGAGGCGAAATACGGCGCGGAGGCCCTGTACAAAGGCGGGCTGTCGGTGTACACCACCCTGGACGTGCGCATGCAGCGGGCCGCCGACGCGGCGGTTCAAAAACACCTGGCGGCGTTCGATGAAACCTACGCCGAGGAACGGTTGGAATACCTTGTCAAGGAAGAGAAAATCCCCGCGGATTTCCTGGCGCGATGGAAAAAGTGGAAAGAAGACCCGGAAAACAACGAAGAACCCGAGGACTTCCCCGAACCCGCTCCGGCGCAGGGAGCGCTCGTGGCGATCGACCCCCATTCGGGCGCCCTGCGCGCGCTCGTGGGTGGGCGGGACTTCCAGGCCAGCCAGTTCAACCGCGCCACCCAGGCCAAGCGCCAGCCTGGATCAACCTTCAAACCGTTCGTGTGGTTGGCGGGTCTCGAGGGCGACATGACCGCGGCCACCGTGCTGGACGATTACCCCATCGCTTACACCGACGTGGCCACCCACCCCCGACTGGTCGCCGAGGCCACCGACTACGCCACTCTCAAAGACATGGTCACGTCCTACTACACCGTGCCGCTCGATCCCGACGAGCCGGACCCCATCTGGGCCCCCCAAAACTGGGACGGCAAGTTTCTCGGCCCCATCACCCTGCGCCGGGGCCTGGCGCTGTCGCGAAACCTCGTTTCCGTGCGAATCATCGACCGCGTGGGGCCCAAGGCGGTGGTGGACGTGGCCCACAAGGCGGGCATCGAGAGCCGTCTGGACGCGGTGCTCGCCCTGGCGCTGGGATCCTCGGTCGTGACGCCCCAGGAAATGGTGAGCGCCATGGGGACCTTCGCCAACAACGGGGTTCACATGAAGCCCCACAGCTTGGTCCGCGTGGTAGACCGTTACGGAAAGGTTTTGGAACAGAACCTGCCGGAAGGGACCCCCGCGGTCTCGCCCCAGAGCGCCTACCTCATCACCCGCCTCATGCAGGCCGTGGTGCAGGAGGGGACCGGCGGGGCCGCCCGGGTTCTGGGCCGTCCGGTGGCGGGAAAAACAGGGACCACCCAGGACATGCGGGACATCTGGTTCATCGGCTTTTTGCCCGACCTGGCGGCGGGGGTTTGGATCGGCTACGACGACTTCATTCCCCTCGGGAAAAAAATCACGAGCGCCGGGACCACCGTTCCCTTCTGGGTGGACTTCATGCGGGAATCGATGAAATACGTGCCGACGCGCGATTTCACCGTGCCCGCGGGCATCGATTTCTCCAAGGTGGATCGCGACACGGGCTACCTCGCCTTGCCGACCTGCCCCCACGTCGTCCTCGAAGCGTTTCGGAGCGGCCAAGCGCCCTCGGAATTCTGCCCCGTGGACCACGAGGCCGAAGACCCCGAACCCGAACAAATCATCACGGAATAAAGTTAAACAGGCGTGAGCGGTTTGTGCCCCGCCAGGACGGCGGCGATGTTTCCCGCCGCCAGGGTGGCCATGCGGGTCCGTGTTTCCAAAGTGGCCGATCCGGCGTGGGGCGCCAGCACCGCGTTCGGCAACCGGGCCAACCCCGGCGCCAGGAGCGGTTCTTTTTCGTAAACATCCAAACCCGCCGCGAAGACTCTCTTTTTCCGCAACACCGTGACCAACGCCTTTTCATCGACGATCGTTCCCCGGGCCGTGTTCACCAACACCGCCGTGGGTTTCATGAGGGCGAGTTCCCGCCGTCCGATCATGTGTCGTGTGGCGGCCGACCCGGGCACGTGGAGTGTCACGAAATCGCTCTCCCGCAACAGGCGGTCCAGGGGCACCCGCCGCGCCCCCACCGCTTTTTCCAATACCCGGTTTCGGGACCGTCCCCAATACAACACCCGCATGCGGAACCCCGTTGACATGCGCGCCACGGCCGCGCCGATGCGGCCCGCGCCCACCACACCCAAAATCTTTCCACTCACTCCCTGACCGAGGTGCAATCCCGGCGCCCAGCCTTTGAAATCGCCCGCCCGGACCCCGCGGTCGCCCTCGACGATGCGGCGCGCCGCCCCCAAGAGCAGCGCCCAAGCCATCTCGGCGGTGGCCTCGGTCAAAACGTCCGGCGTGTTGGTCACCACCACCCCCCGCTCTCGGGCGGCCTCTTTGTCAATGTTGTCGTGCCCCACCGCGTAGTTGGCCACGACGCGCAGGCGCGGCGCCGCCGCAAAGACTCCGGCATCGACCCGGTCCACAAGTTGGGTCAAGAGACCGTCGGCGTTCTTCACCCACCGCAGCAAATCCGCCCGCGGCAGGGGCCGGTCCTTCTCCGGGACGACCACCCGAAACCCCCGCGACCGCAACAGCGCCAGCCCCGGCTCCGGAACCCGCCGGGTGACCAAAACGGTTTTCATAGGAACAGGTCCTCCTCCTCGCGAAACGCCGCTCGAACGGTGCGGGCCAACACGCGTTCGGCTTCGCCCGGGGTCCGGGGAACGCGACCCAACGTTAGAACCCGAGCTCCGCTTCGCTTTACGCGTTGCCGCGCGGCCGGATCCACCCCGCCGGTGACGACCAAGGCGCGCCCGTTTTCACGACGCACCATCCTCAGCAATTCGCCCACGGCTTTCCCCTCAAAGGTCGTCCGATCGACGCGCCCTTCCCCCGAGATCACCCGGTCCGCCCATTTCACGGAGTTTCCCAGACCCGCGCGGCGCGCCAACCAGCGCGCACCGGGAACAACGCGCGCCCGCGCCAGCGACCACAAACCCGCCGCCGCGCCGCCCGCCGCGCCGCCCCCATCGAGGGAACGCGGGTCGCGGCCGCCCGCGCGGCGCAGGAGGATCGCCCACCGTGAAAGCCCCCGCGCCAATCGCGCCACCTGGGTTTTCGTGGCGCCTTTTTGAGGGCCGAACACCGGGGCCGCCCCGTGCCGCCCCGTCAGCCGGTGGCGGACATCTGTTAAAAGGACAAAGCGCACACCGCGCCAAAGTTTTTGAAAACCCGTCGCGTCCAAGCGGGTCAGTCGTTCCAGATCGCCGCCCGTCGCGGGGGAAATCAGTTTGTCGCCGCCGCGGAAAAGCCCCAAACCCATGGCCTGCAGCATTCCCGCGCCGCCATCGACCGTCGCGGTGCCGCCCAGGCCGACCCAGATTTCACGGGCACCCGCGCGGCGGGCCGCGTCGATCAGCTCCCCCGTGCCAAAACCGGTGGTATGTTCGGGATCGCGGCCCATCGGCGGGACAAGAGCCAGACCCGAGGCCGCGGCCATTTCCACCACCGCCCGGCGGCCGGCGGCGTCCCACAACCAGGGGGCGCGGATCCGTTCCCCTCGCGGCCCTTTCACGGGATTCCACCGTCGAACAAAGCCCGGGCGCCCGGCCAACGCGTCCAAGGTGCCGTCGCCGCCGTCCGCGAGAGGGAGAATTCGGCAATGACACGTCGGGCAAATCCGGCGCACTTCCTCCGTCAAGAGACGCGCCGCCCGCGCGGAGGAAAGGGTGCCTTTAAAAGCGTTGGGAGCGATCAAGACATTCACGGAAAGGGTTATGCGTGCCGGTGCCACATCTCCAGCATCAGCAACGCCCACAGTTTGTAGCCGTGGTCGCGGCGGCCGGATTGGTGCTCTTCCCACAGCGCCCGGACCGCTTCGGGTCGAAAATACCCCCGGCCCATCGCTTCGGAGGACAGGACGGTCTCCGCGAACAGGGTCCGGAGTTCGCTCCGGAACCAAGGGCCCAACGGAACGCCGAACCCCATTTTTCCCCGGCGGGCGATGGAGGGGGGCAACAAATCCTTGAACGCCTCTTTGAAAATCCATTTGCCGCCCGTCCATCCTTTGAGCTTCCAGGCCCCGGGCAAGCGGAACACGAACTCCACGAACTCGTGATCCAACAAAGGGGACCGCGCCTCAAGGGACACCGCCATGCTGGCGATGTCGACCTTGGTCATGAGGCATTCCGGCAAATAGGTCGAAAAATCCGTGTAGAGCGTGCGGTTCACGAAATCCAGGGACGCCGCCCGGTCGAAGGGGCCCCGCAGATAATCCAAGGCCGCGTTGTCCCTCAGTCGCGCGGCGAACGCCGGGGTGTACAGGTCCTTCTTGAGCGACTCGGGGAAGAAACACACGAACCCGAGGTGGCGAGCGACGGGGTCCGGTTCAACGGCGGCCTCCATAAATCGCCGGGCCCGCCACAAAAGGCCTTTCACCCCGCGTCGATCCGCGGAACCGGCGATCAGCCCCGCGCCCGCCCGCCACACCGCGCCGGGCACGAAGCGGGCGCGCCAGGCCGCCAGGGCGGCGCGGTGGCGCAGGTACCCGGCAAAATTCTCGTCCCCGCCGTCGCCGTTGAGCGCCACCGTCACGTGGCGTCGCGTTTCCCGGGCCACGTAATACGTGGGCAGGGCCGAGGCGTCCGCGTAAGGCTCCCCGTAATGCTTCGCCAACATCGGCAATACGGACGCCGCCGCGGGCGTCACGACAAATTCCGTGTGGTCCGTTCCGAACCGGCGGGCCACCTCCCGCGCGTGGGGCAATTCCGTGAATTCCTCCCGGTCGAACCCGATGGAAAACGTCTTCACGGGTTTTTCGGACATTTGGCTCATGAGGCCGACGATAACGGAGGAATCGACCCCACCGGAAAGGAAGGCGCCCAGGGGCACTTCACTGACCATTCGGAGCCGAACCGCCTCCGTCAGGCGACGCCGCAACTCGGTCTTTGCGTCGGAGAGCGATAGGGACAGCGGGACTTTATCAATCGGCAAATCCCAATAGCGCTCCACCCGCGGCGGCCCGCTCCCCTCCGCCACCAGGATGTGCCCCGGCGGCAATTTGTGGACGTTTTGATAAATGGTGCGGGGGCTTGGAATGTATTGAAGGCTCAAATACAGATCCAACGCGACGGGGTCCAAGGTCCGGTCGAACGAGGGGTCCGCTTTCAGGGCCTGCAGCTCCGAGGCCCAGACCAGACCGCCGTCTTTCGCCGTGTAGAAAAGAGGTTTTTTACCGAACCGGTCCCGCGCGAGAAAGAGACGGCTTTTCCGCGCGTCCCACAAGGCGAAGGCGAACATGCCCCTCAATCGGCGGACGCAATCGACGCCTTCCTCCTCGTACAGATGGACGATGGTTTCGGTGTCGGACCGCGTCGCGAAACGGTGCCCTTTGGCCTCCAACTCCCGTCGAAGATCCTGAAAATTGTAAATTTCCCCGTTGAACACGATGGCCACCGACCCGTCCTCGTTGAACACCGGCTGGCGTCCGCCGCCGACATCGATGATCGACAGCCGTCGCATGGCCAGGCCCACCCGCCGGTCGGGCGACACCCAGGCGCCGCCGTCGTCGGGACCGCGGTGTCGGAGCGCGCTGTTCATGGCGTCCAAAAAGGGCACCGCGGGCGATTCCCCCGCCGGGGAATAGAAACCGGTTATGCCGCACATGGGGTCATCGCTCGCACAGGAAATGCCAGTAGGGAAGGTCGGGGGAAATCGTCACGGCGCGGAAAGTGTCCCGCAGCGTTTCAATGTCGGCCCGCGTCACCCGTTGTTCGATGCGGGTGAAAAACCGGTCGTAGACATCCTGCTCGATCCGCGCGCGGCTTCGGTCGCGGTAGAATTCGTAGAGAGGAACCCGCCGCCCCAAACCCACGAGGTCCAACGCCCGGCCGAGGCCGATCAGTGGGAGGTAAAGACCCCAGAGCAGGAATTTCGTAATCGCCCACCGGGCCCGCTCCCCCCGGACCCGGCAAAGCCCCTTTCGCAAAACAGTGACTCCCGCCAACAGCCAACGGAAATACGCGGGACGGTTGTCGAGCGCGTAGTACAAGAAATAGAGGTGCCGGGCGGCCAGGGGTTTGAGGGACCGAACAACGTCCAAACAGGGCGCGGGCAAGTGGTGCAAAACGCCGAGGGAGTAGACAAAATCAAAGCTTCCCGGCGCAAAAGGCAGGGCCAGAATGTCGCCCATAAAAAACAACGCGTTCGGTCGATCGCCCAGGTGGCGCCGCGCGACGAATATGGCTTCCGAGAAATCCACCAACACGATCTCCCGGCATCGGTCCGCCAAATAATGGGCCCACCGGCCGATGCCGCACCCCAAGTCCGCCACGCGCGCGCCGCGAAGGGCGCCGAGGTCCACGAGGTCAAAGTATCTTTGAAATTCACCGGCGTGCTCCGGTTTTATTTCGTTGTACGTCCTCCACTCCGCCCCGAACGTGGCCTGGATGTCGGGGGCGAACGCCGCCCCCCCCGCCGCGCCCGCGCCGGGCCGACGCTCCGGCGGCAGAAGCACGATCACCTCGTCGATCACGGGGTAGACCGCCTCCCCCACGCGCACGGCGTCCTCGGTCACCGTCACCGGCTTTCCAAAAAGCGCGGCCAGGGTATCCGTCTTGCCCGCGTAGCGGTTCACGCCTCGCCCCCCGCCACCCGCGCGTAAAGGTCCGCGTACCGTTTCGCCACGGCGGTAAGGGAATAGTGCGCCTCGATCCGCGCGCGGGCCGCCGCGCCGCGCCGCGCGCGTTCGTCGGGGGGCGCGGCCAGCTCGGCGGCCCAGGCGGCGGCCAGGGCCGCGGGGTCGCGCGGCTCGACCACGCGCCCCGTGTCACCCACCAAAACCGCCGCGTCGCCCGCGCGCGTTACCACGCAGGGCACGCCGCAGGCCATGGCTTCGCCCACCACGTTCGGGAAGCCTTCGCTCACGGAGGTCAACGTCGCCACGTCCAAGGCCGCGTTCAGCCGCGGCGTGTCGTCCCGCCGGCCCAAGAGCCGGCAGCGGGATTCCAGGCCCCCTTGGCGGATCGCCTCGGCCAAGGCGGGGTTCGTCTCGTCGATGCCGTCCCCGCAGAGGAGGAAATGGACCGACGGGTCCCGCGCGGCCAACAGCGCCGCCGCCGCGAAAAAGGTTTCGTGGTCCTTGTGCGGGTCGAACCGGGCCACCAGGCCGACGAGTTTCGCCCCCGGCGGCACACCCAACTCCGCGCGCACGGCCGCGCGCGCCGCCGGGTCCGGGCGAAAGACCGCCGTGTCGAACCCGTTGGGGATCACCGTGAGCCGTTCCCGGGCGTAGCCGAAGGCCGCGTGCGCTTCCAGCGCCGCCGCCGAGTTGCACACCACCGCCCGCGGCACCGTCCGCGAGAGGCGCGCGCACCAACGGGCGATCCGCAGCGTCGACGCTTTTTTCAGTTCCGGCGTCAGCGTCGTCTGCCGCACGTTCCACACCACGGGCGCCCGCCCGCCGAAACGCGCCGCCAAACCGCCCAACAAATCCGCGTGGTACATCCACGTCTGCACCACCGCCGTTTCGCCGGCGAGGAGCCGCCGCAGCCGCGCGAAGGCCCGCGCCGCGCCGAACGCGCCCCGCACGCCCAGTTCCTCGACGGGCACGCCCAAGGCCCGCACCCGGTCGGCCAACACCCCGCCCGATTGGAGCGCGATCACCCGCGCCGGAAACCGCGCGCGGTCCAGGGCGCCCAGGAGCCTCAACAAAAACGTCTCCGCCCCGCCCAACACCAACCCGGGGATCACGTGCGTCACGGGGATCGCCGCGCTCACGCCGCCCCCCGTTCAAAAACGAATTGATTGCACCCAAAACTCCGCGTCGGGATGAGTTTCGTCAACCGAAACCCCCGCGCCGACAAAAACGCCGTCACCGCCTCGGGCGTCGCGACCTCAAAGGGATAGCCACCCAGCCAGTCGATCCAATCGTGGTAAAGGGACATCCCGCGGTTGTGGCGGTAAGAACGGAACTGGCCCAACGGCCCGCCGTGTTTCAAGACGCCCGCGGCCACCGCGCGCAACGCCAACGCCGGCACGAACACGGCCTTGACCGCCCACCGCCCCGCGCGGCCGCTCACGTAGGTCCGCTTCACGGCGCGCCACGCGCGGGACAAAATTCCTTGATCGTTG of the Elusimicrobiota bacterium genome contains:
- a CDS encoding MBL fold metallo-hydrolase encodes the protein MNQTPTSFRLTFHGGTDEVTGSRHLVEFGDTRLFLDCGLYQGHRHEALVKNRTFPVDPKTIKAVLLSHAHIDHSGGLPLLVKEGFAGPIHCTDATAELLKIMLMDSAMIQEEDAKFFNKLHAAEGLTIDPLYTQEDVEHTLALLEPRPYGAPISIADGVDASFSNAGHVLGSAMVHVGIKTLKRKRHLLFTGDLGRRESILMEPPKIPAHVDYLITESTYGGRRHAPIAEAESFLADVINRSEKDEGPILIPSFALERTQELVFILGKLLLEKRIKPIHIYVDSPMAIDITEIFEKNREHISLSEEFRRNAGREGDPFGLKTVRYVRSVEGSKKLTGTPGRKIIMAGSGMCEGGRILHHLRHLVGQDNTTILIVGHQAHGTLGRRLVEGAKQVRIFGLNHDVAAQVRVMSHLSSHADQDDLAWFVRGLSPRPVQTFLVHGDAPQREAFMERLRGEGINRLVAPRGGDSFELD
- a CDS encoding NAD(P)/FAD-dependent oxidoreductase, whose product is MKNGSSPQVLVIGGGAAGFMAAITAAAGAAVTLWERGPGVLAKVRISGGGRCNVTNALEDPRRFVENYPRGAKELLGAFHRFGAKDTRVWFESRGVALKTETDGRVFPLSDDSTTVVGALVAAARRAGVRVETGVSPIGLKREGGAFVADGRGVFRADRLLLATGSGAEGHAWARAFGHTIVPPVPSLFTLTVKDPRLAGLSGVAVPGARLALEGSALTSAGPVLVTHWGLSGPAVLRLSAWGARWLHEKKYNAVLRVNWTGENVIDVLGRLTETRKAFPRRRVAGDPMDLLPQRLWERLVAAAGVPPTARWADVGNDLLRRLAAEILDGRYAVSGKGVFKEEFVTAGGVALPEVDFKTMESRKTPGLFFAGEILDIDGVTGGFNFQNAWTTGWIAGRAMAGRRD
- a CDS encoding O-antigen ligase family protein — translated: MSRQKITTAVLHGAPPVVLLGAAYLPGLWPQPLGHALALVVLIWSLLVLTPRTRWDLPAVPLCGIVLAAWALAGLSWSQNVGGTLQSLLHIGVAVFVFLAARQTGALEPKLLFLYLSLLGAVRTTELLVHGALTAKGVPLPMWGSPNVTFAGLTAALGAVAGLAGARGSVPERRAAWVLPVLTGAVLFQGNTMGPLFALLMGVLVWFIVDRQKKGALWGVPLFAAALLALFAFGPSWVSNNPADSARWERLTIWKDTLRMIAAHPWGGGLGTFETFTREFQGLPGTRVAPHVHNEFLEMVFELGLPGGLLALGLLGIAVFRRGRDAFPPRGLNAEKKSEKAVTFGLLATLISAAAVDFPMRALFPLLTTAFVLALGRETPPRPIDRRVKNVWWVLAVAGTGGFLLSLANWGFHGRGKTVLAAGEPARALVWFERASRAWPWEPHLFYDQADCLVRLDRRAEAAERLAKSLRHSPRDIINRRALAKLTLGLEGAEAAARIYAPILGLAPTHAPHWREMGDLLTWAGRSEDAGRHYARADALTGK
- a CDS encoding D-glycerate dehydrogenase: MKTVLVTRRVPEPGLALLRSRGFRVVVPEKDRPLPRADLLRWVKNADGLLTQLVDRVDAGVFAAAPRLRVVANYAVGHDNIDKEAARERGVVVTNTPDVLTEATAEMAWALLLGAARRIVEGDRGVRAGDFKGWAPGLHLGQGVSGKILGVVGAGRIGAAVARMSTGFRMRVLYWGRSRNRVLEKAVGARRVPLDRLLRESDFVTLHVPGSAATRHMIGRRELALMKPTAVLVNTARGTIVDEKALVTVLRKKRVFAAGLDVYEKEPLLAPGLARLPNAVLAPHAGSATLETRTRMATLAAGNIAAVLAGHKPLTPV
- a CDS encoding glycerate kinase, which produces MNVLIAPNAFKGTLSSARAARLLTEEVRRICPTCHCRILPLADGGDGTLDALAGRPGFVRRWNPVKGPRGERIRAPWLWDAAGRRAVVEMAAASGLALVPPMGRDPEHTTGFGTGELIDAARRAGAREIWVGLGGTATVDGGAGMLQAMGLGLFRGGDKLISPATGGDLERLTRLDATGFQKLWRGVRFVLLTDVRHRLTGRHGAAPVFGPQKGATKTQVARLARGLSRWAILLRRAGGRDPRSLDGGGAAGGAAAGLWSLARARVVPGARWLARRAGLGNSVKWADRVISGEGRVDRTTFEGKAVGELLRMVRRENGRALVVTGGVDPAARQRVKRSGARVLTLGRVPRTPGEAERVLARTVRAAFREEEDLFL